From Solea solea chromosome 20, fSolSol10.1, whole genome shotgun sequence, one genomic window encodes:
- the sesn2 gene encoding sestrin-2 isoform X2, with translation MTEQGVEVPRVLAQGPSAFIPAKQMMKKDMDQEILTESFLSLGRVDHITMVMALHPAYLSCFLKAQHALLEMDGPLPCHWRHYIAIMAAARHHCSYLVQQHSAGFLEAGGEESWLSGIQHAPTKLRSLQTLNKLLAHRPWLITQQHIEELVCPGAEPRWSLAELIHAVILMAHAHSLSSFVWACGLSPEPDHIGGYTFRPPSPSHLPRSPRSPNSPHSPAHEDGRQEGTMEVEVLMKRMVELQQQEEECTQEEMVTRFERERSESIPTAVVREAPPDLVLCLVEDPEFRYEDFAPRGEQAPPTMRAQDYSWEDHGFSLVNRLLPDMGQLLDEKFQVVSNMTYHRMAMHEGVDTHTLRKALWNYIHCLYGIRYDDYDYGSVNVLLERSLKVFVKTMACHPEQTTARIYHSFWRHFRHSEKVHANLIVMEARLQAALLYTLRAITHYMR, from the exons ATGACT GAACAAGGAGTTGAAGTACCTCGGGTTTTGGCCCAGGGTCCAAGTGCCTTTATTCCTGCAAAACAG ATGATGAAGAAAGACATGGACCAGGAAATTCTCACGGAGTCCTTCTTGTCACTGGGTCGTGTTGACCACATCACCATGGTGATGGCGCTGCACCCTGCCTACCTCAGCTGCTTCCTGAAAGCCCAGCATGCTTTGTTGGAGATGGACGGCCCCCTGCCCTGTCACTGGAGACATTACATTGCTATAATG GCTGCAGCGCGTCATCACTGTTCATACCTGGTGCAGCAGCACAGTGCAGGCTTCCTGGAGGCTGGGGGAGAGGAGAGCTGGCTGAGTGGAATCCAACACGCTCCCACCAAACTCCGCAGCCTGCAGACACTCAACAAACTGCTGGCACACCGACCCTGGCTCATTACCCAGCAGCACATCGAG GAGCTGGTGTGTCCTGGTGCAGAGCCTCGCTGGTCACTGGCTGAACTCATACACGCTGTGATCCTGATGGcacacgctcactcactctcctctttcGTGTGGGCCTGCGGCTTAAGCCCAGAACCCGACCACATCGGAGGTTACACCTTCCGTCCTCCTTCGCCCAGTCACCTGCCCCGTAGTCCTCGTAGTCCCAATAGTCCTCATAGCCCTGCTCATGAGGATGGAAGACAAGAG GGAACGATGGAGGTGGAGGTGTTGATGAAGAGGAtggtggagctgcagcagcaggaggaggagtgcaCACAGGAGGAGATGGTGACCCGCTTTGAGAGGGAGCGGAGTGAGAGCATACCAACAG ctGTGGTGCGGGAGGCTCCACCTGACCTGGTGCTGTGCCTGGTGGAGGATCCTGAGTTCAGATATGAGGATTTTGCACCCAGAGGAGAGCAGGCTCCGCCCACCATGAGAGCTCAG GATTATTCCTGGGAAGACCACGGCTTCTCTCTGGTCAACAGACTACTGCCTGACATGGGTCAGCTGCTGGATGAGAAATTCCAG GTGGTGAGCAACATGACATATCACAGGATGGCCATGCATGAaggtgtggacacacacactctgagaaAAGCTCTGTGGAACTACATACACTGCCTCTACGGGATCCG ATACGACGATTACGATTACGGCAGCGTGAATGTGTTGCTGGAGCGCTCTCTGAAGGTGTTTGTCAAAACCATGGCCTGTCACCCTGAGCAGACCACGGCACGCATCTACCACTCCTTCTGGAGGCACTTCAGACACTCGGAGAAG GTTCATGCAAACCTGATAGTGATGGAAGCTCGACTCCAGGCAGCTCTCCTTTACACCTTACGAGCCATCACACATTACATGAGATGA
- the sesn2 gene encoding sestrin-2 isoform X1, which yields MASYPAAAFASQANGDNTPGRGSGGDRLCHHTEIESDIVPTAKSLTRLCSRDEDERVAALEELSQRVLVCLGLDKPGSARLSKQTLLQLLRLSRSCPLREVRERATELLRTAQEQGVEVPRVLAQGPSAFIPAKQMMKKDMDQEILTESFLSLGRVDHITMVMALHPAYLSCFLKAQHALLEMDGPLPCHWRHYIAIMAAARHHCSYLVQQHSAGFLEAGGEESWLSGIQHAPTKLRSLQTLNKLLAHRPWLITQQHIEELVCPGAEPRWSLAELIHAVILMAHAHSLSSFVWACGLSPEPDHIGGYTFRPPSPSHLPRSPRSPNSPHSPAHEDGRQEGTMEVEVLMKRMVELQQQEEECTQEEMVTRFERERSESIPTAVVREAPPDLVLCLVEDPEFRYEDFAPRGEQAPPTMRAQDYSWEDHGFSLVNRLLPDMGQLLDEKFQVVSNMTYHRMAMHEGVDTHTLRKALWNYIHCLYGIRYDDYDYGSVNVLLERSLKVFVKTMACHPEQTTARIYHSFWRHFRHSEKVHANLIVMEARLQAALLYTLRAITHYMR from the exons ATGGCCAGTTACCCTGCAGCAGCCTTTGCCAGCCAGGCTAACGGAGACAACACACCGGGACGAGGGTCCGGCGGTGACCGCTTATGTCACCACACGGAGATAGAGTCAGACATCGTCCCCACAGCGAAGAGCTTAACACGACTGTGCAGCAGGGACGAGGACGAGCGGGTAGCGGCTCTGGAGGAGCTGAGCCAGCGGGTTCTGGTGTGTTTGGGACTGGACAAGCCCGGTTCGGCACGGCTGAGTAAGCAGACTTTGCTGCAGTTGCTTCGGCTGTCCCGGTCGTGTCCGCTGCGGGAGGTGCGGGAGAGGGCAACCGAGCTGCTGCGGACTGCACAG GAACAAGGAGTTGAAGTACCTCGGGTTTTGGCCCAGGGTCCAAGTGCCTTTATTCCTGCAAAACAG ATGATGAAGAAAGACATGGACCAGGAAATTCTCACGGAGTCCTTCTTGTCACTGGGTCGTGTTGACCACATCACCATGGTGATGGCGCTGCACCCTGCCTACCTCAGCTGCTTCCTGAAAGCCCAGCATGCTTTGTTGGAGATGGACGGCCCCCTGCCCTGTCACTGGAGACATTACATTGCTATAATG GCTGCAGCGCGTCATCACTGTTCATACCTGGTGCAGCAGCACAGTGCAGGCTTCCTGGAGGCTGGGGGAGAGGAGAGCTGGCTGAGTGGAATCCAACACGCTCCCACCAAACTCCGCAGCCTGCAGACACTCAACAAACTGCTGGCACACCGACCCTGGCTCATTACCCAGCAGCACATCGAG GAGCTGGTGTGTCCTGGTGCAGAGCCTCGCTGGTCACTGGCTGAACTCATACACGCTGTGATCCTGATGGcacacgctcactcactctcctctttcGTGTGGGCCTGCGGCTTAAGCCCAGAACCCGACCACATCGGAGGTTACACCTTCCGTCCTCCTTCGCCCAGTCACCTGCCCCGTAGTCCTCGTAGTCCCAATAGTCCTCATAGCCCTGCTCATGAGGATGGAAGACAAGAG GGAACGATGGAGGTGGAGGTGTTGATGAAGAGGAtggtggagctgcagcagcaggaggaggagtgcaCACAGGAGGAGATGGTGACCCGCTTTGAGAGGGAGCGGAGTGAGAGCATACCAACAG ctGTGGTGCGGGAGGCTCCACCTGACCTGGTGCTGTGCCTGGTGGAGGATCCTGAGTTCAGATATGAGGATTTTGCACCCAGAGGAGAGCAGGCTCCGCCCACCATGAGAGCTCAG GATTATTCCTGGGAAGACCACGGCTTCTCTCTGGTCAACAGACTACTGCCTGACATGGGTCAGCTGCTGGATGAGAAATTCCAG GTGGTGAGCAACATGACATATCACAGGATGGCCATGCATGAaggtgtggacacacacactctgagaaAAGCTCTGTGGAACTACATACACTGCCTCTACGGGATCCG ATACGACGATTACGATTACGGCAGCGTGAATGTGTTGCTGGAGCGCTCTCTGAAGGTGTTTGTCAAAACCATGGCCTGTCACCCTGAGCAGACCACGGCACGCATCTACCACTCCTTCTGGAGGCACTTCAGACACTCGGAGAAG GTTCATGCAAACCTGATAGTGATGGAAGCTCGACTCCAGGCAGCTCTCCTTTACACCTTACGAGCCATCACACATTACATGAGATGA